A part of Setaria viridis chromosome 8, Setaria_viridis_v4.0, whole genome shotgun sequence genomic DNA contains:
- the LOC117866209 gene encoding protein ZINC INDUCED FACILITATOR-LIKE 1 isoform X1, with protein MYVEGCPGCAVDRRKEANPGIPYGSFIYVWVVTLCTALPASSLFPFLYFMIRDLNVAKRTEDIGFYAGFVGASFMFGRCLTSTAWGIAADRIGRKPVVIFGIFSVVVFNTLFGLSVSYWMAIATRFLLGALNGLLGPIKAYAIEVCRPEHEALALSLVSTSWGIGLIIGPALGGYLALPAENFPNVFSPDSLFGRFPYFLPCLCTSVFAAAVLISCIWMPETLHKHKGSENENQSIEALEAHLIDPQEKVEEGGSLNTKKSLFKNWPLMSSIIVYCIFSFHDMAYSEVFSLWAESDKKYGGLSLSSEDVGQVLAVTGASLLVYELFLYPRINKVLGPVNSSRIAAILCIPILFAYPYMTYLSEPGLSIVLNIASVIKNNLSVTIITGTFILQNNAVPQDQRGAANGLSMTGMSFFKAVAPAGAGIVFSWAQKRQHGFFFPGDQMVFFLLNVIELLGLILTFKPFLAVPEQYNRN; from the exons atGTACGTGGAAGGCTGCCCCGGGTGCGCCGTCGACCGGCGCAAGGAGGCCAACCCGGGCATCCCGTACGGCAGCTTCATCTACGTCTGGGTCGTCACCCTCTGCACAG CTTTACCAGCATCATCATTGTTCCCCTTCTTGTATTTTATG ATAAGAGACTTGAATGTTGCTAAAAGAACAGAAGATATCGGCTTCTATGCTGGTTTCGTAG GTGCTTCATTTATGTTTGGTAGATGCTTGACTTCAACAGCTTGGGGAATAGCGGCAGACCGTATTGGGAGGAAACCAGTTGTTATATTCGGCATTTTCTCCGT AGTTGTGTTCAATACTTTGTTTGGGCTTAGTGTCAGCTATTGGATGGCAATTGCTACACGATTTTTGCTTGGTGCTTTAAATGGGCTACTTGGACCAATTAAG GCTTATGCCATTGAAGTTTGCCGACCGGAACATGAAGCTCTAGCATTATCACTT GTCAGCACATCATGGGGAATAGGTCTCATCATTGGTCCTGCTCTAGGAGGCTACCTTGCACTG CCTGCAGAAAATTTTCCAAATGTCTTTTCACCTGACTCACTCTTTGGAAG GTTCCCATACTTCTTACCATGCTTATGCACATCAGtctttgctgctgctgttctcATAAGCTGCATATGGATGCCG GAGACTTTGCACAAGCATAAAGGTAGTGAAAATGAAAACCAGAGCATTGAAGCTTTGGAGGCTCATCTGATTGATCCACAAGAAAAGGTTGAAGAAGGTGGAAGTTTGAATACCAAGAAGAGCTTATTCAAGAATTGGCCATTGATGTCATCAATAATTGTCTATTGCATCTTCTCCTTCCATGACATGGCTTACTCAGAG GTGTTCTCTCTATGGGCTGAAAGTGACAAGAAGTATGGTGGACTCAGCTTATCGTCCGAGGATGTAGGTCAAGTGCTTGCAGTTACAG GTGCCAGTCTTCTTGTATATGAACTGTTCCTGTACCCTCGTATCAACAAAGTTCTTGGGCCTGTCAATTCTTCTCGGATTGCCGCT ATCCTGTGCATCCCTATCCTTTTTGCCTACCCCTATATGACATACCTGTCAGAACCTGGATTATCAATCGTTCTCAATATTGCATCTGTgataaaaaataatctttct GTTACCATCATTACGGGCACTTTCATCCTTCAAAATAATGCTGTG CCTCAGGACCAAAGAGGAGCTGCAAATGGATTGTCCATGACAGGAATGTCGTTTTTCAAGGCAGTTGCTCCAGCAGGAGCAGGCATTGT gttctCATGGGCACAAAAACGGCAGCATGGTTTTTTCTTTCCAG GTGATCAGATGGTGTTCTTTCTTCTGAATGTGATTGAGTTGCTCGGACTAATCCTCACGTTCAAACCCTTTCTGGCTGTGCCAGAGCAATATAATAGAAATTAA
- the LOC117866209 gene encoding protein ZINC INDUCED FACILITATOR-LIKE 1 isoform X2: MFGRCLTSTAWGIAADRIGRKPVVIFGIFSVVVFNTLFGLSVSYWMAIATRFLLGALNGLLGPIKAYAIEVCRPEHEALALSLVSTSWGIGLIIGPALGGYLALPAENFPNVFSPDSLFGRFPYFLPCLCTSVFAAAVLISCIWMPETLHKHKGSENENQSIEALEAHLIDPQEKVEEGGSLNTKKSLFKNWPLMSSIIVYCIFSFHDMAYSEVFSLWAESDKKYGGLSLSSEDVGQVLAVTGASLLVYELFLYPRINKVLGPVNSSRIAAILCIPILFAYPYMTYLSEPGLSIVLNIASVIKNNLSVTIITGTFILQNNAVPQDQRGAANGLSMTGMSFFKAVAPAGAGIVFSWAQKRQHGFFFPGDQMVFFLLNVIELLGLILTFKPFLAVPEQYNRN; this comes from the exons ATGTTTGGTAGATGCTTGACTTCAACAGCTTGGGGAATAGCGGCAGACCGTATTGGGAGGAAACCAGTTGTTATATTCGGCATTTTCTCCGT AGTTGTGTTCAATACTTTGTTTGGGCTTAGTGTCAGCTATTGGATGGCAATTGCTACACGATTTTTGCTTGGTGCTTTAAATGGGCTACTTGGACCAATTAAG GCTTATGCCATTGAAGTTTGCCGACCGGAACATGAAGCTCTAGCATTATCACTT GTCAGCACATCATGGGGAATAGGTCTCATCATTGGTCCTGCTCTAGGAGGCTACCTTGCACTG CCTGCAGAAAATTTTCCAAATGTCTTTTCACCTGACTCACTCTTTGGAAG GTTCCCATACTTCTTACCATGCTTATGCACATCAGtctttgctgctgctgttctcATAAGCTGCATATGGATGCCG GAGACTTTGCACAAGCATAAAGGTAGTGAAAATGAAAACCAGAGCATTGAAGCTTTGGAGGCTCATCTGATTGATCCACAAGAAAAGGTTGAAGAAGGTGGAAGTTTGAATACCAAGAAGAGCTTATTCAAGAATTGGCCATTGATGTCATCAATAATTGTCTATTGCATCTTCTCCTTCCATGACATGGCTTACTCAGAG GTGTTCTCTCTATGGGCTGAAAGTGACAAGAAGTATGGTGGACTCAGCTTATCGTCCGAGGATGTAGGTCAAGTGCTTGCAGTTACAG GTGCCAGTCTTCTTGTATATGAACTGTTCCTGTACCCTCGTATCAACAAAGTTCTTGGGCCTGTCAATTCTTCTCGGATTGCCGCT ATCCTGTGCATCCCTATCCTTTTTGCCTACCCCTATATGACATACCTGTCAGAACCTGGATTATCAATCGTTCTCAATATTGCATCTGTgataaaaaataatctttct GTTACCATCATTACGGGCACTTTCATCCTTCAAAATAATGCTGTG CCTCAGGACCAAAGAGGAGCTGCAAATGGATTGTCCATGACAGGAATGTCGTTTTTCAAGGCAGTTGCTCCAGCAGGAGCAGGCATTGT gttctCATGGGCACAAAAACGGCAGCATGGTTTTTTCTTTCCAG GTGATCAGATGGTGTTCTTTCTTCTGAATGTGATTGAGTTGCTCGGACTAATCCTCACGTTCAAACCCTTTCTGGCTGTGCCAGAGCAATATAATAGAAATTAA
- the LOC117833209 gene encoding probable peptide/nitrate transporter At3g43790 produces the protein MGSEEAPLLLPAPAVEGCPGCAMERRKASSKGRIPYKELFFVGVTSLASSLPITCLFPFIYFMVRDFHISETEEDIGFYAGFLAASYMVGRTTAAIFWGILSDRIGRKPVIAFSILSVVIFNTLFGLSTTYWMAITTRFVLGALNGLLAPIKAYCVEVCRTEHHALGLSIVNTAWALGLIVGSALGGFLAQPTEKYPHIFSKDSIFARFPYLLPCLSVSSFATIVLISCTWLPETIHKHKVPEKDTKIVKALSSKDNYRDSPRRKSLLQNKPWVSTMLPYCLFSLHDTAYSEILSLWAVSDRKYGGLSFSTEDIGEVLAMAGASLLVYQFFIYRWVHKVLGTVNSSRVASAVCIGVLATYPFMTYLSGAKLSFALYSAAMMKSALAITVTTGNCLLQNNAVCQEQRGTANGISTTAMSFFKSIAPVGAGALFSWAQKRQDATFLPGDQVVFVLLNLVQLLGLISTFEPFLVLPALPE, from the exons ATGGGCTCCGAGGaagcgccgctgctgctgccggcgccggcggtggagggcTGCCCCGGCTGCGCGATGGAGCGGCGGAAGGCGAGCAGCAAAGGGAGGATCCCCTACAAGGAGCTCTTCTTCGTCGGCGTCACCTCCCTCGCCTCAT CTTTACCAATCACGTGCCTCTTCCCATTCATCTATTTCATG GTAAGGGACTTCCACATTTCTGAAACAGAGGAAGACATTGGATTTTATGCTGGTTTTCTAG CTGCATCATACATGGTGGGCAGAACCACTGCTGCAATTTTTTGGGGCATTCTCTCAGATCGTATTGGACGGAAGCCTGTCATCGCATTTTCAATCTTGTCTGT GGTCATATTTAACACACTATTTGGTCTAAGTACAACGTATTGGATGGCAATTACTACAAGATTTGTACTGGGTGCTCTAAATGGCCTACTTGCCCCAATAAAG GCATATTGCGTTGAAGTTTGTCGAACTGAACATCATGCACTTGGACTCTCGATT GTGAACACGGCATGGGCTTTGGGTCTTATTGTTGGTTCAGCTCTTGGAGGCTTCCTTGCACAG CCTACTGAAAAATATCCTCACATATTTTCCAAAGATTCAATTTTTGCCAG ATTTCCTTACCTCTTACCCTGTCTAAGTGTATCGTCATTTGCTACAATTGTCCTAATAAGCTGTACATGGCTTCCG GAGACTATACACAAACATAAAGTTCCTGAAAAGGATACCAAAATAGTCAAAGCATTGTCATCAAAAGACAATTATCGGGATTCACCTCGCAGGAAGAGTTTGCTCCAGAACAAGCCTTGGGTGTCAACTATGCTACCTTACTGTTTGTTTAGCCTTCATGACACAGCATATAGTGAG ATACTATCCTTATGGGCTGTGAGCGATCGGAAGTATGGTGGCCTCAGCTTCTCAACTGAAGACATTGGTGAAGTTCTTGCTATGGCAG GTGCTAGTCTTCTAGTGTACCAGTTTTTCATTTATCGTTGGGTTCATAAAGTGCTTGGAACAGTAAACTCGTCACGTGTGGCTTCT GCTGTGTGTATAGGTGTTCTTGCAACTTATCCCTTTATGACGTACCTATCCGGAGCGAAACTTTCTTTCGCCCTCTATTCTGCAGCCATGATGAAAAGTGCTCTTGCA ATTACTGTCACAACAGGAAATTGCCTTCTACAGAATAATGCCGTG TGCCAAGAACAAAGAGGCACGGCAAATGGTATATCGACAACTGCAATGTCATTTTTCAAGTCCATTGCCCCAGTAGGGGCAGGGGCTCT GTTTTCATGGGCACAAAAACGTCAAGATGCTACTTTCCTGCCTG GTGATCAGGTGGTGTTTGTGCTGCTGAATTTGGTGCAGCTCCTTGGGCTGATATCCACCTTTGAACCCTTTCTGGTGTTGCCTGCATTACCAGAATAG
- the LOC117866209 gene encoding protein ZINC INDUCED FACILITATOR-LIKE 1 isoform X3, which yields MPYKEFLYVWMISLTAALPASSLFPFLYFMIRDLNVAKRTEDIGFYAGFVGASFMFGRCLTSTAWGIAADRIGRKPVVIFGIFSVVVFNTLFGLSVSYWMAIATRFLLGALNGLLGPIKAYAIEVCRPEHEALALSLVSTSWGIGLIIGPALGGYLALPAENFPNVFSPDSLFGRFPYFLPCLCTSVFAAAVLISCIWMPETLHKHKGSENENQSIEALEAHLIDPQEKVEEGGSLNTKKSLFKNWPLMSSIIVYCIFSFHDMAYSEVFSLWAESDKKYGGLSLSSEDVGQVLAVTGASLLVYELFLYPRINKVLGPVNSSRIAAILCIPILFAYPYMTYLSEPGLSIVLNIASVIKNNLSVTIITGTFILQNNAVPQDQRGAANGLSMTGMSFFKAVAPAGAGIVFSWAQKRQHGFFFPGDQMVFFLLNVIELLGLILTFKPFLAVPEQYNRN from the exons ATGCCGTACAAGGAGTTCCTCTACGTCTGGATGATTTCTCTCACGGCCG CTTTACCAGCATCATCATTGTTCCCCTTCTTGTATTTTATG ATAAGAGACTTGAATGTTGCTAAAAGAACAGAAGATATCGGCTTCTATGCTGGTTTCGTAG GTGCTTCATTTATGTTTGGTAGATGCTTGACTTCAACAGCTTGGGGAATAGCGGCAGACCGTATTGGGAGGAAACCAGTTGTTATATTCGGCATTTTCTCCGT AGTTGTGTTCAATACTTTGTTTGGGCTTAGTGTCAGCTATTGGATGGCAATTGCTACACGATTTTTGCTTGGTGCTTTAAATGGGCTACTTGGACCAATTAAG GCTTATGCCATTGAAGTTTGCCGACCGGAACATGAAGCTCTAGCATTATCACTT GTCAGCACATCATGGGGAATAGGTCTCATCATTGGTCCTGCTCTAGGAGGCTACCTTGCACTG CCTGCAGAAAATTTTCCAAATGTCTTTTCACCTGACTCACTCTTTGGAAG GTTCCCATACTTCTTACCATGCTTATGCACATCAGtctttgctgctgctgttctcATAAGCTGCATATGGATGCCG GAGACTTTGCACAAGCATAAAGGTAGTGAAAATGAAAACCAGAGCATTGAAGCTTTGGAGGCTCATCTGATTGATCCACAAGAAAAGGTTGAAGAAGGTGGAAGTTTGAATACCAAGAAGAGCTTATTCAAGAATTGGCCATTGATGTCATCAATAATTGTCTATTGCATCTTCTCCTTCCATGACATGGCTTACTCAGAG GTGTTCTCTCTATGGGCTGAAAGTGACAAGAAGTATGGTGGACTCAGCTTATCGTCCGAGGATGTAGGTCAAGTGCTTGCAGTTACAG GTGCCAGTCTTCTTGTATATGAACTGTTCCTGTACCCTCGTATCAACAAAGTTCTTGGGCCTGTCAATTCTTCTCGGATTGCCGCT ATCCTGTGCATCCCTATCCTTTTTGCCTACCCCTATATGACATACCTGTCAGAACCTGGATTATCAATCGTTCTCAATATTGCATCTGTgataaaaaataatctttct GTTACCATCATTACGGGCACTTTCATCCTTCAAAATAATGCTGTG CCTCAGGACCAAAGAGGAGCTGCAAATGGATTGTCCATGACAGGAATGTCGTTTTTCAAGGCAGTTGCTCCAGCAGGAGCAGGCATTGT gttctCATGGGCACAAAAACGGCAGCATGGTTTTTTCTTTCCAG GTGATCAGATGGTGTTCTTTCTTCTGAATGTGATTGAGTTGCTCGGACTAATCCTCACGTTCAAACCCTTTCTGGCTGTGCCAGAGCAATATAATAGAAATTAA